From Actinopolymorpha cephalotaxi, one genomic window encodes:
- a CDS encoding macrolide family glycosyltransferase, whose amino-acid sequence MSHVAMTGMPASGHVNPTLPLVRELVDRGVDVTYYSTAEFADAVERAGAKFRAYPDGAISSRDIAAATQSGSSVRVVGRVLEATLTLVPFLREEFARERPDAVAYDSNALWGRVTAAGLGLPTISFMTTMVLGPADFKGLTAREWAHTLRLTLLDFPQTVRVRRRVLRRFGTDVVPSTPMLPMFGDLTLFAIPREIQPDNARPDERCHFLGPTVSAGGTVNSGLRGAEVDAELAAHLDGPDPVVLVSLGTLHAGTGEFFRTCFKALADLPARVVLAVGHSTDPTELGSPPANTLVRGTVPQLEILRRAAVFVTHGGMNSALEALAYGVPLVVVPQQVEQLIIGRTIAERGAAVVLRQHLSHRPVPAGELRTAVDRMLTDSSARDRARALGAGFGSGGRAAAGADLVEEFLRRNGAH is encoded by the coding sequence ATGAGTCACGTCGCGATGACGGGGATGCCTGCCTCCGGGCACGTCAACCCCACCCTGCCGTTGGTGCGAGAACTCGTCGACCGGGGTGTCGACGTCACGTACTACTCCACCGCCGAGTTCGCCGACGCGGTGGAGCGGGCCGGTGCGAAGTTCCGGGCCTATCCGGACGGTGCGATCAGCTCGCGCGACATCGCGGCCGCCACCCAGTCGGGCAGTTCGGTCCGGGTGGTCGGAAGGGTGCTGGAGGCGACGCTGACGCTGGTGCCGTTCCTGCGGGAGGAGTTCGCGCGGGAACGCCCGGACGCGGTGGCCTACGACTCCAACGCCCTGTGGGGGCGGGTGACCGCCGCCGGCCTCGGCCTGCCGACGATCTCCTTCATGACGACCATGGTGCTCGGCCCGGCGGACTTCAAGGGCCTCACCGCCCGGGAGTGGGCCCACACCCTGCGGCTGACGCTGCTCGACTTCCCTCAGACGGTCCGCGTACGGCGCCGGGTGCTGCGGCGGTTCGGCACCGACGTCGTCCCGAGTACGCCGATGCTGCCGATGTTCGGCGACCTGACGTTGTTCGCGATCCCGCGCGAGATCCAGCCGGACAACGCCCGCCCGGACGAGCGCTGCCACTTCCTCGGCCCCACCGTCAGCGCCGGCGGCACTGTCAACAGCGGCTTGCGTGGCGCGGAGGTGGACGCCGAACTCGCCGCACACCTGGACGGTCCCGACCCCGTGGTCCTGGTCTCGCTGGGCACGCTGCACGCCGGCACCGGTGAGTTCTTCCGTACGTGCTTCAAGGCGCTCGCCGACCTGCCCGCGCGGGTCGTCCTGGCGGTCGGCCACTCCACCGACCCCACCGAACTCGGCTCGCCGCCCGCCAACACGCTGGTCCGTGGAACCGTTCCCCAGTTGGAGATTCTGCGCAGGGCAGCCGTCTTCGTCACCCACGGCGGGATGAACAGCGCACTGGAGGCCCTGGCGTACGGCGTGCCGCTGGTCGTCGTCCCGCAGCAGGTCGAACAGCTCATCATCGGCCGGACCATCGCCGAGCGCGGTGCCGCCGTGGTGCTGCGGCAGCACCTGTCCCACCGGCCCGTCCCGGCCGGTGAGCTCCGCACGGCCGTCGACCGCATGCTGACCGACTCCTCCGCGCGTGACCGTGCCCGGGCGCTCGGTGCCGGCTTCGGCTCCGGTGGCAGGGCGGCGGCCGGCGCCGACCTCGTCGAGGAGTTCCTGCGCCGCAACGGGGCACACTGA
- a CDS encoding polysaccharide pyruvyl transferase family protein, with product MKHILIRSGKSPHRVATAAEFLHQDLIGTNTGNLLFSDSVHKMLAVPDTTVTSNGIRTDISPERAAEINERYDVFVVPLANAFRLTFHASLDRLTRLIEQLTIPVVVVGVGAQVGEDYDTGSLGSMNDSVRRFASAVLDRSASIGVRGELTARYLKSLGFADVEIIGCPSMFLYGDTFPEIRATEVGPDSRVAINLSPDAIPVGDVEGIVRHAWERYPQLTYYAQNTVDGELLLWGDTTPESGISDDFPRHLTHRLLRENKMRLPLDPATWIRELREYDFAFGTRIHGNVAALLAGTPAVVLTHDSRTLELCRYFDLPYRPLAGLPAETDPRELYEQADFSAMIKGHAERFDRVAAFLDRNGLRNTYTHGDRGTAFDTELAALDLPASLSVWDGGDDGNLRYRVSRLRELTTATDTRARDNDRKLRGRLTAAERREAEAEKQLAAVRAELAAARKQLTALERRTKGIEKRLMVRLGPAVRRRIRRISRRDS from the coding sequence GTGAAACACATCCTGATCCGCTCGGGCAAGAGCCCGCACCGTGTCGCCACCGCGGCCGAGTTCCTGCACCAGGACCTGATCGGCACCAACACCGGCAATCTGCTGTTCAGCGATTCGGTGCACAAGATGCTCGCGGTGCCGGACACCACGGTGACGTCCAACGGCATCCGTACCGACATCTCCCCCGAGCGGGCCGCCGAGATCAACGAGCGCTACGACGTCTTCGTCGTCCCCCTCGCCAACGCCTTCCGCCTCACCTTCCACGCCTCGCTGGACCGGCTGACCAGGCTGATCGAGCAGCTCACCATCCCGGTGGTCGTGGTCGGCGTCGGGGCGCAGGTCGGCGAGGACTACGACACCGGCTCGCTCGGCTCGATGAACGATTCCGTACGCCGGTTCGCCTCGGCTGTCCTGGACCGCTCCGCCTCGATCGGGGTACGCGGCGAGCTGACCGCGCGTTACCTGAAGTCGCTGGGTTTCGCGGACGTGGAGATCATCGGCTGCCCGTCGATGTTCCTCTACGGCGACACGTTCCCCGAGATCCGGGCCACCGAGGTCGGCCCGGATTCGCGGGTCGCGATCAACCTCTCCCCCGACGCCATCCCGGTGGGCGACGTGGAGGGCATCGTCCGGCACGCCTGGGAGCGCTATCCCCAGCTGACCTACTACGCGCAGAACACGGTCGACGGCGAGCTGCTGCTGTGGGGCGACACGACGCCGGAGTCGGGCATCTCCGACGACTTTCCCCGGCACCTCACCCACCGTCTGCTACGCGAGAACAAGATGCGCCTGCCGCTGGACCCGGCGACCTGGATCCGGGAGCTCCGCGAGTACGACTTCGCGTTCGGGACCCGGATCCACGGCAACGTCGCCGCGCTGCTGGCCGGCACGCCCGCGGTCGTCCTCACCCACGACTCGCGGACTCTGGAGCTGTGCCGGTACTTCGACCTTCCGTACCGCCCGCTGGCGGGGCTGCCCGCCGAGACCGACCCACGCGAGCTGTACGAGCAGGCCGACTTCTCCGCGATGATCAAGGGACACGCCGAACGCTTCGACCGGGTCGCCGCGTTCCTCGACCGCAACGGCCTGCGCAACACCTACACCCACGGCGACCGGGGCACCGCCTTCGACACCGAGCTCGCCGCCCTCGACCTGCCCGCGTCCCTCTCGGTCTGGGACGGAGGCGACGACGGCAACCTGCGCTACCGCGTCAGCCGGCTGCGGGAGCTGACCACGGCCACCGACACCAGAGCCCGGGACAACGACAGGAAGCTGCGCGGCCGCCTGACCGCCGCCGAACGCCGGGAGGCCGAGGCCGAGAAGCAGCTCGCCGCGGTCCGCGCGGAACTCGCGGCGGCCCGAAAGCAGCTGACCGCCCTGGAGCGCCGGACGAAGGGGATCGAGAAGCGGCTGATGGTCCGCCTCGGCCCGGCAGTGCGGCGGCGGATCCGCCGGATCAGCCGACGCGACTCCTGA
- a CDS encoding sulfotransferase codes for MGSSFLRTAATAAVPGLGRLVRHRDLLLRRTELLQAELDRLTLHLDALRSGAAGAVPPLPDPDGGTELRYLFVVTYGRSGSTLLMSLLDGTAGYCIRGENGGVLHRLFEYHSAALDARVQWAGDEPLTSRHPWYGIDEYPPALAVARMRQLVTETLLRPGPGTRVAGFKEIRWWQSPPEEYLGFVETLFPGARFILNTRNLVDVARSRWNNHAPNALADLALLEGRLREAVDTRGERGYHVHFDDYVEDPSVLRGLFDWLGEEYDEERVAATLAVRHSF; via the coding sequence ATGGGCAGCAGCTTTCTGCGTACGGCCGCGACCGCCGCGGTCCCCGGTCTGGGCCGGCTCGTCCGGCACCGGGACCTGTTGCTCCGCCGGACCGAACTGCTGCAGGCCGAGCTCGACCGGCTGACCCTGCACCTCGACGCGCTTCGGAGCGGTGCGGCCGGTGCCGTACCGCCCCTGCCCGACCCGGACGGCGGGACCGAGCTGCGGTACCTGTTCGTCGTGACGTACGGCCGATCCGGGTCGACTCTGTTGATGTCGCTGCTGGACGGCACAGCGGGGTACTGCATCCGCGGGGAGAACGGCGGGGTCCTGCACCGGCTGTTCGAGTACCACTCGGCCGCTCTGGACGCGCGCGTGCAGTGGGCCGGTGACGAGCCGCTGACGTCGCGTCACCCGTGGTACGGGATCGACGAGTATCCGCCCGCGCTCGCCGTCGCCCGGATGCGGCAGTTGGTGACCGAGACGCTGCTTCGCCCCGGGCCCGGGACCCGCGTCGCCGGATTCAAGGAGATCCGCTGGTGGCAGTCCCCTCCGGAGGAGTACCTCGGGTTCGTCGAGACGCTCTTCCCCGGCGCGCGGTTCATCCTGAACACCCGCAACCTCGTCGACGTCGCGCGCAGCAGGTGGAACAACCACGCGCCGAACGCCCTGGCCGACCTCGCCCTTCTCGAGGGGCGGCTGCGGGAGGCGGTGGACACGCGAGGCGAGCGCGGCTACCACGTGCACTTCGACGACTACGTCGAGGATCCCTCGGTGCTGCGGGGGTTGTTCGACTGGCTGGGTGAGGAGTACGACGAGGAGCGGGTGGCCGCCACGCTGGCCGTCCGGCACTCGTTCTGA
- a CDS encoding ABC transporter substrate-binding protein, producing the protein MDTFDERSGNLGRRRFLVGTAVAAVTTTIAACSKSSTNAGGKPAPKSTAANRKGSPAKPLAAPKQLREAPALAKRVKAGELPPVGKRVPGRPYVVPHRWLQTGKYGGTLRMPASASTTFSPTTLLYGHAPLRWLNDSQDLGPGLVESWESNDDASQWTLHLRKGVRWSDGAPLTSADAIYWWKDLVSNGDYPAESPDSGRSSKGNPMKLSAPDAYTLVMDFDAPSPVVIFQLARYVQWDVWFQPKHYLKQFHATYNSKVGEDWANQHAEKMNYAQNPDCPTLTGWKLRSYREGIRVTWERNPYYWCVDTEGNQLPYIDVLSMPLFQDPQVGKLQVQNGQADYAGTWGASVPLGLADVSGLKRSAAKSKTRVLLWNTGTGGTPAFFFNHDYQNEAMRKLIRTPEFRQALSLAHNRADVRKTLYFNTGEITTGTHSPGAIEYHTAPDGPKMYKAWKDSYAAYDPQKAKQMLDKLGVVDSDGDGQRNLPNGEKLSIVISYSADSTEESVTYNQMLKRDWEKIGVAVKLDPRPPTVFGEQWERGELMSQGGWGLTTLHDHLVLYYWFCSTEPSVWAPLQAQWWKVRGTPAENAEADVSPWKRTPPRIAPDKGGPVDRLWQGLAKALAEPEALQRTKTVWDMIRIHVEEGPFFQCSVANFPTPLVVHQDLRNVPSQDELAFGGLANTWSHPTPAVYDPEAYYWDNPSEHT; encoded by the coding sequence GTGGACACATTCGATGAGCGCAGCGGAAACCTCGGCAGGCGCCGGTTCCTGGTCGGCACGGCAGTCGCCGCGGTGACCACGACGATCGCCGCCTGCTCCAAGTCCTCGACGAACGCCGGGGGAAAGCCCGCGCCGAAGTCCACGGCCGCCAACCGCAAGGGCTCCCCGGCGAAGCCGCTGGCGGCGCCGAAGCAGTTGCGCGAGGCGCCGGCACTCGCCAAGCGGGTGAAGGCCGGCGAGCTGCCACCGGTCGGAAAGCGCGTTCCCGGACGTCCCTACGTCGTTCCGCACCGCTGGCTGCAGACCGGAAAGTACGGCGGAACGCTGCGCATGCCGGCCTCGGCGTCCACGACGTTCTCCCCGACCACCCTGCTGTACGGGCACGCACCGCTGCGCTGGCTCAACGACTCCCAGGACCTCGGCCCCGGCCTGGTGGAGTCCTGGGAGTCCAACGACGACGCGTCCCAGTGGACGCTGCACCTGCGCAAGGGTGTGCGCTGGTCCGACGGTGCGCCGCTGACGTCCGCGGACGCGATCTACTGGTGGAAGGACCTCGTTTCGAACGGCGACTACCCGGCCGAGTCGCCGGACAGTGGGCGTTCCAGCAAGGGAAACCCGATGAAGCTGTCGGCGCCGGACGCGTACACCCTCGTCATGGACTTCGACGCGCCGAGTCCCGTCGTCATCTTCCAGTTGGCGCGGTACGTCCAGTGGGACGTGTGGTTCCAGCCCAAGCACTATCTCAAGCAGTTCCACGCCACCTACAACTCCAAGGTGGGCGAGGACTGGGCGAACCAGCATGCCGAGAAGATGAACTACGCGCAGAACCCCGACTGCCCGACCCTGACCGGGTGGAAGCTGCGTTCCTACCGGGAAGGCATACGTGTCACCTGGGAACGCAACCCCTACTACTGGTGTGTCGACACCGAGGGCAACCAGCTTCCGTACATCGACGTCCTCAGCATGCCGTTGTTCCAGGACCCGCAGGTCGGCAAGCTCCAGGTGCAGAACGGCCAGGCGGACTACGCCGGCACGTGGGGTGCGTCGGTGCCGCTCGGCCTCGCCGACGTGAGCGGGCTGAAGCGGTCCGCGGCGAAGAGCAAGACCCGCGTTCTGTTGTGGAACACCGGAACCGGCGGCACACCGGCGTTCTTCTTCAACCACGACTACCAGAACGAGGCGATGCGGAAGCTGATCCGCACACCGGAGTTTCGCCAGGCCCTCTCGCTGGCGCACAACCGCGCGGACGTACGCAAGACGCTGTACTTCAACACCGGGGAGATCACCACCGGGACGCACAGTCCGGGGGCGATCGAATACCACACCGCGCCCGACGGGCCGAAGATGTACAAGGCCTGGAAGGACAGTTACGCGGCCTACGACCCGCAGAAGGCCAAGCAGATGCTGGACAAGCTCGGCGTGGTCGACTCCGACGGTGACGGGCAGCGCAACCTGCCCAACGGCGAGAAGTTGTCCATCGTCATCAGCTACTCCGCCGACAGCACCGAGGAAAGCGTCACGTACAACCAGATGCTCAAGCGCGACTGGGAGAAGATCGGGGTCGCGGTCAAGCTCGACCCCCGGCCGCCGACGGTGTTCGGGGAACAGTGGGAGCGCGGCGAGCTGATGTCGCAGGGCGGCTGGGGACTCACCACCCTGCACGACCACCTCGTTCTGTACTACTGGTTCTGCTCGACCGAGCCCAGCGTGTGGGCGCCGTTGCAGGCCCAGTGGTGGAAGGTGCGGGGTACGCCGGCCGAAAACGCCGAGGCCGACGTCAGCCCGTGGAAGCGCACGCCTCCCCGCATCGCACCGGACAAGGGCGGGCCGGTCGACCGGCTGTGGCAGGGGCTGGCCAAGGCGCTGGCGGAGCCGGAAGCCCTGCAGCGTACGAAAACCGTGTGGGACATGATCAGGATCCACGTGGAGGAAGGCCCGTTCTTCCAGTGTTCGGTGGCCAACTTCCCGACGCCGCTCGTCGTGCACCAGGACCTGCGCAACGTGCCCAGCCAGGACGAACTCGCCTTCGGTGGCCTGGCCAACACGTGGTCCCATCCGACGCCCGCCGTCTACGACCCGGAGGCGTACTACTGGGACAACCCTTCCGAGCACACCTGA